The following proteins come from a genomic window of Sorghum bicolor cultivar BTx623 chromosome 3, Sorghum_bicolor_NCBIv3, whole genome shotgun sequence:
- the LOC8074143 gene encoding vacuolar fusion protein MON1 homolog isoform X3 gives MDPHNPNPTPTDAPSPPAESAARLAALSLRGTRDLPPDFHTAEIHDLDDDDDDDDEGYLTAASRGGSSTSAWKEAPEGLHDDDKDGDDVSQPSPSSSGYAGERGSSLDDDPDPEPAQDWPRDKKHLHEDDASSSWRKRKKHFFILSNSGKPIYSRYGDEHKLAGFSATLQAIISFVENSGDHIKFVRAGKHQIVFLVKGPIYLVCISCTEESYEGLRGQLELMYGQLLLILTKSVNRCFEKNPRFDMATLLGGTDAVFQSLIHAFSWNPATFLHAYTCLPLAQSTRQAASAVLQDVADSGVLFVLLMCEHKVISLVGAQKATLHPDDILLLANFILSSESFRTSESFVPICLPRYNPMAYLHAYVHFFDEHTYVALLTTRSDAFYDLKDSRARIQNVLLKSNVLIEVQRSLHENALCVEDLPTDPSSQSASHPPESSRDMNSQSLSSEMAIGGPGGLWHFIYKSVYLDQFVSSEFPSPISNKKQQKRLYKAYQKLYASMHDKATGPHKTQYRRDEDYVLFCWITQDFELYAAFNPLADKTQAIKMCNRVCQWVRDLENEIFVYGESALSW, from the exons ATGGATCCGCACAACCCTAACCCCACCCCCACCGATGCCCCGTCGCCCCCAGCTGAGTCCGCCGCCCGGCTCGCCGCCCTCTCCCTTCGCGGCACCAGGGACCTCCCCCCGGACTTCCACACCGCCGAGATCCAcgacctcgacgacgacgacgacgacgacgacgagggctACCTCACCGCCGCGTCCAGAGGCGGGAGCAGCACCTCCGCGTGGAAGGAGGCGCCCGAGGGCCTCCACGACGATGACAAGGATGGGGACGACGTCTCCCAGCCCagccccagcagcagcggatacGCTGGCGAGCGCGGAAGCAGCCTCGATGACGACCCCGACCCCGAACCCGCCCAGGATTGGCCGCGCGACAAGAAGCATCTCCACGAG GACGATGCTTCCTCTTCCTGGAGGAAGAGGAAAAAACATTTCTTCATCCTGAGCAATTCTGGCAAGCCAATATATTCCAG GTATGGGGATGAGCACAAGCTAGCCGGATTTTCTGCTACATTGCAAGCAATCATTTCCTTTGTTGAGAACAG TGGTGACCATATCAAATTTGTCAGAGCTGGCAAACATCAG ATAGTTTTCCTTGTGAAGGGGCCAATCTATTTAGTTTGTATAAGCTGCACGGAAGAGTCATATGAAGGATTGAGGGGGCAACTAGAGCTCATGTATGGTCAG TTGTTGCTTATTTTGACAAAGTCAGTCAATAGGTGCTTTGAGAAGAATCCCAGATTTGATATGGCAACATTGCTTGGTGGCACGGATGCAGTTTTCCAATCTCTTATACATGCATTCAGCTG GAATCCTGCGACTTTTCTTCATGCCTACACATGCCTTCCTCTTGCTCAATCAACAAGGCAGGCAGCTAGTGCAGTTTTGCAGGACGTTGCTGATTCAGGGGTTTTATTTGTGCTATTGATGTGTGAGCACAAG GTTATTAGTCTTGTTGGAGCACAAAAGGCAACTTTGCATCCTGATGATATTTTATTACTTGCGAATTTCATTCTGTCCTCAGAATCTTTTAG AACTTCAGAGTCTTTTGTACCCATATGTTTGCCAAGATACAATCCTATGGCCTACTTGCATGCTTATGTTCATTTTTTTGAC GAACATACATATGTGGCTTTGCTTACTACGCGATCAGATGCCTTTTATGATCTCAAAGATTCCAG GGCCCGTATCCAAAATGTTCTCTTGAAGTCAAATGTCCTCATTGAGGTCCAAAGATCTTTACATGAGAATGCATTGTGTGTGGAGGATCTCCCAACCGACCCATCTTCTCAATCTGCATCACACCCTCCTGAATCCTCTCGAGACATGAATTCACAATCTTTATCTTCTGAAATGGCAATTGGAGGACCAGGTGGACTCTGGCATTTTATATATAAAAGTGTTTACCTTGACCAGTTTGTGTCATCAGAATTTCCCTCACCCATAAGTAATAAAAAGCAGCAGAAGAG ATTGTACAAAGCTTACCAAAAATTGTATGCATCCATGCATGATAAAGCAACTGGTCCACACAAAACTCAATATCGAAGAGACGAAGATTATG TTCTATTCTGCTGGATTACCCAGGATTTTGAACTATATGCAGCTTTTAATCCACTGGCTGATAAG ACTCAAGCAATCAAGATGTGTAATAGAGTATGCCAATGGGTGAGGGATTTAGAAAATGAGATATTCGTGTATGGAGAAAGCGCCCTTTCCTGGTGA
- the LOC8074143 gene encoding vacuolar fusion protein MON1 homolog isoform X1: MDPHNPNPTPTDAPSPPAESAARLAALSLRGTRDLPPDFHTAEIHDLDDDDDDDDEGYLTAASRGGSSTSAWKEAPEGLHDDDKDGDDVSQPSPSSSGYAGERGSSLDDDPDPEPAQDWPRDKKHLHEDDASSSWRKRKKHFFILSNSGKPIYSRYGDEHKLAGFSATLQAIISFVENSGDHIKFVRAGKHQIVFLVKGPIYLVCISCTEESYEGLRGQLELMYGQLLLILTKSVNRCFEKNPRFDMATLLGGTDAVFQSLIHAFSWNPATFLHAYTCLPLAQSTRQAASAVLQDVADSGVLFVLLMCEHKVISLVGAQKATLHPDDILLLANFILSSESFRTSESFVPICLPRYNPMAYLHAYVHFFDEHTYVALLTTRSDAFYDLKDSRARIQNVLLKSNVLIEVQRSLHENALCVEDLPTDPSSQSASHPPESSRDMNSQSLSSEMAIGGPGGLWHFIYKSVYLDQFVSSEFPSPISNKKQQKRLYKAYQKLYASMHDKATGPHKTQYRRDEDYVLFCWITQDFELYAAFNPLADKTQAIKMCNRVCQWVRDLENEIFVYGESALSWQYHRCWGGI, translated from the exons ATGGATCCGCACAACCCTAACCCCACCCCCACCGATGCCCCGTCGCCCCCAGCTGAGTCCGCCGCCCGGCTCGCCGCCCTCTCCCTTCGCGGCACCAGGGACCTCCCCCCGGACTTCCACACCGCCGAGATCCAcgacctcgacgacgacgacgacgacgacgacgagggctACCTCACCGCCGCGTCCAGAGGCGGGAGCAGCACCTCCGCGTGGAAGGAGGCGCCCGAGGGCCTCCACGACGATGACAAGGATGGGGACGACGTCTCCCAGCCCagccccagcagcagcggatacGCTGGCGAGCGCGGAAGCAGCCTCGATGACGACCCCGACCCCGAACCCGCCCAGGATTGGCCGCGCGACAAGAAGCATCTCCACGAG GACGATGCTTCCTCTTCCTGGAGGAAGAGGAAAAAACATTTCTTCATCCTGAGCAATTCTGGCAAGCCAATATATTCCAG GTATGGGGATGAGCACAAGCTAGCCGGATTTTCTGCTACATTGCAAGCAATCATTTCCTTTGTTGAGAACAG TGGTGACCATATCAAATTTGTCAGAGCTGGCAAACATCAG ATAGTTTTCCTTGTGAAGGGGCCAATCTATTTAGTTTGTATAAGCTGCACGGAAGAGTCATATGAAGGATTGAGGGGGCAACTAGAGCTCATGTATGGTCAG TTGTTGCTTATTTTGACAAAGTCAGTCAATAGGTGCTTTGAGAAGAATCCCAGATTTGATATGGCAACATTGCTTGGTGGCACGGATGCAGTTTTCCAATCTCTTATACATGCATTCAGCTG GAATCCTGCGACTTTTCTTCATGCCTACACATGCCTTCCTCTTGCTCAATCAACAAGGCAGGCAGCTAGTGCAGTTTTGCAGGACGTTGCTGATTCAGGGGTTTTATTTGTGCTATTGATGTGTGAGCACAAG GTTATTAGTCTTGTTGGAGCACAAAAGGCAACTTTGCATCCTGATGATATTTTATTACTTGCGAATTTCATTCTGTCCTCAGAATCTTTTAG AACTTCAGAGTCTTTTGTACCCATATGTTTGCCAAGATACAATCCTATGGCCTACTTGCATGCTTATGTTCATTTTTTTGAC GAACATACATATGTGGCTTTGCTTACTACGCGATCAGATGCCTTTTATGATCTCAAAGATTCCAG GGCCCGTATCCAAAATGTTCTCTTGAAGTCAAATGTCCTCATTGAGGTCCAAAGATCTTTACATGAGAATGCATTGTGTGTGGAGGATCTCCCAACCGACCCATCTTCTCAATCTGCATCACACCCTCCTGAATCCTCTCGAGACATGAATTCACAATCTTTATCTTCTGAAATGGCAATTGGAGGACCAGGTGGACTCTGGCATTTTATATATAAAAGTGTTTACCTTGACCAGTTTGTGTCATCAGAATTTCCCTCACCCATAAGTAATAAAAAGCAGCAGAAGAG ATTGTACAAAGCTTACCAAAAATTGTATGCATCCATGCATGATAAAGCAACTGGTCCACACAAAACTCAATATCGAAGAGACGAAGATTATG TTCTATTCTGCTGGATTACCCAGGATTTTGAACTATATGCAGCTTTTAATCCACTGGCTGATAAG ACTCAAGCAATCAAGATGTGTAATAGAGTATGCCAATGGGTGAGGGATTTAGAAAATGAGATATTCGTGTATGGAGAAAGCGCCCTTTCCTG GCAGTACCATCGTTGTTGGGGAGGTATATGA
- the LOC8074143 gene encoding vacuolar fusion protein MON1 homolog isoform X2 produces MDPHNPNPTPTDAPSPPAESAARLAALSLRGTRDLPPDFHTAEIHDLDDDDDDDDEGYLTAASRGGSSTSAWKEAPEGLHDDDKDGDDVSQPSPSSSGYAGERGSSLDDDPDPEPAQDWPRDKKHLHEDDASSSWRKRKKHFFILSNSGKPIYSRYGDEHKLAGFSATLQAIISFVENSGDHIKFVRAGKHQGPIYLVCISCTEESYEGLRGQLELMYGQLLLILTKSVNRCFEKNPRFDMATLLGGTDAVFQSLIHAFSWNPATFLHAYTCLPLAQSTRQAASAVLQDVADSGVLFVLLMCEHKVISLVGAQKATLHPDDILLLANFILSSESFRTSESFVPICLPRYNPMAYLHAYVHFFDEHTYVALLTTRSDAFYDLKDSRARIQNVLLKSNVLIEVQRSLHENALCVEDLPTDPSSQSASHPPESSRDMNSQSLSSEMAIGGPGGLWHFIYKSVYLDQFVSSEFPSPISNKKQQKRLYKAYQKLYASMHDKATGPHKTQYRRDEDYVLFCWITQDFELYAAFNPLADKTQAIKMCNRVCQWVRDLENEIFVYGESALSWQYHRCWGGI; encoded by the exons ATGGATCCGCACAACCCTAACCCCACCCCCACCGATGCCCCGTCGCCCCCAGCTGAGTCCGCCGCCCGGCTCGCCGCCCTCTCCCTTCGCGGCACCAGGGACCTCCCCCCGGACTTCCACACCGCCGAGATCCAcgacctcgacgacgacgacgacgacgacgacgagggctACCTCACCGCCGCGTCCAGAGGCGGGAGCAGCACCTCCGCGTGGAAGGAGGCGCCCGAGGGCCTCCACGACGATGACAAGGATGGGGACGACGTCTCCCAGCCCagccccagcagcagcggatacGCTGGCGAGCGCGGAAGCAGCCTCGATGACGACCCCGACCCCGAACCCGCCCAGGATTGGCCGCGCGACAAGAAGCATCTCCACGAG GACGATGCTTCCTCTTCCTGGAGGAAGAGGAAAAAACATTTCTTCATCCTGAGCAATTCTGGCAAGCCAATATATTCCAG GTATGGGGATGAGCACAAGCTAGCCGGATTTTCTGCTACATTGCAAGCAATCATTTCCTTTGTTGAGAACAG TGGTGACCATATCAAATTTGTCAGAGCTGGCAAACATCAG GGGCCAATCTATTTAGTTTGTATAAGCTGCACGGAAGAGTCATATGAAGGATTGAGGGGGCAACTAGAGCTCATGTATGGTCAG TTGTTGCTTATTTTGACAAAGTCAGTCAATAGGTGCTTTGAGAAGAATCCCAGATTTGATATGGCAACATTGCTTGGTGGCACGGATGCAGTTTTCCAATCTCTTATACATGCATTCAGCTG GAATCCTGCGACTTTTCTTCATGCCTACACATGCCTTCCTCTTGCTCAATCAACAAGGCAGGCAGCTAGTGCAGTTTTGCAGGACGTTGCTGATTCAGGGGTTTTATTTGTGCTATTGATGTGTGAGCACAAG GTTATTAGTCTTGTTGGAGCACAAAAGGCAACTTTGCATCCTGATGATATTTTATTACTTGCGAATTTCATTCTGTCCTCAGAATCTTTTAG AACTTCAGAGTCTTTTGTACCCATATGTTTGCCAAGATACAATCCTATGGCCTACTTGCATGCTTATGTTCATTTTTTTGAC GAACATACATATGTGGCTTTGCTTACTACGCGATCAGATGCCTTTTATGATCTCAAAGATTCCAG GGCCCGTATCCAAAATGTTCTCTTGAAGTCAAATGTCCTCATTGAGGTCCAAAGATCTTTACATGAGAATGCATTGTGTGTGGAGGATCTCCCAACCGACCCATCTTCTCAATCTGCATCACACCCTCCTGAATCCTCTCGAGACATGAATTCACAATCTTTATCTTCTGAAATGGCAATTGGAGGACCAGGTGGACTCTGGCATTTTATATATAAAAGTGTTTACCTTGACCAGTTTGTGTCATCAGAATTTCCCTCACCCATAAGTAATAAAAAGCAGCAGAAGAG ATTGTACAAAGCTTACCAAAAATTGTATGCATCCATGCATGATAAAGCAACTGGTCCACACAAAACTCAATATCGAAGAGACGAAGATTATG TTCTATTCTGCTGGATTACCCAGGATTTTGAACTATATGCAGCTTTTAATCCACTGGCTGATAAG ACTCAAGCAATCAAGATGTGTAATAGAGTATGCCAATGGGTGAGGGATTTAGAAAATGAGATATTCGTGTATGGAGAAAGCGCCCTTTCCTG GCAGTACCATCGTTGTTGGGGAGGTATATGA